In Erigeron canadensis isolate Cc75 chromosome 6, C_canadensis_v1, whole genome shotgun sequence, the following are encoded in one genomic region:
- the LOC122605648 gene encoding F-box protein At5g07610-like, whose protein sequence is MKTNMKRYLLSKHQNESENNEKQEMTSSSTDLASHGDVLMEILLRLPIRSLLRSKCVSKQWRAAISDHRFSLLRSLKDNPPSGLFLQRIHGNVNKEYDFVSLDCESLDFKPPFKTLNFEEGSMVLHSCKGLMLCHRLHEYFCNDSKQIVYYAMYYVYNPTINKYISLPKFEGKGAERRPRGLTLAFDPLKSPYYMVICVIGFSWSEHLYDIGIYSSESKSWRRFEKPFSSHIDTEFTGGVYWNNAVHWINKKGFVLYLKIDDNEGSLDEISIPVSYNNGWNVKRHCYPLVESRDCLLFIDTNVPQSSMQFDVYEMDRDYSGWTVKYHVDLNQMTSKFPEMTDATRSVYGVLRPRQSFVIHCLVLGKREEDSFIVLEIPGKAIRYNIMLKTYQQLCELKLCRPSRLSVGDDGFSKLGRWPGAFLFVESLTYV, encoded by the coding sequence ATGAAAACCAATATGAAGCGATATCTACTATCCAAACATCAAAACGAAAGTGAGAATAATGAAAAACAGGAAATGACGTCATCATCAACAGATTTAGCATCTCACGGCGATGTTTTGATGGAAATCCTGTTAAGGTTACCCATCCGATCTTTACTCCGATCAAAATGTGTATCCAAACAGTGGCGTGCCGCGATTTCGGATCATCGTTTCTCTTTGTTACGAAGCCTTAAGGATAACCCGCCTTCCGGGCTGTTTCTTCAAAGAATTCATGGTAATGTTAATAAGGAGTATGATTTCGTTTCCTTAGATTGCGAAAGCCTCGATTTTAAACCTCCTTTTAAAACCTTGAATTTTGAAGAGGGTTCGATGGTTTTGCATTCGTGTAAAGGTTTAATGTTGTGTCATAGATTGCATGAATATTTTTGTAATGATTCCAAACAGATCGTGTATTATGCAATGTATTATGTTTATAATCCAactattaataaatatatttcccTTCCCAAATTTGAAGGGAAAGGGGCCGAACGTAGACCTCGTGGTTTGACGTTAGCTTTTGATCCGTTGAAATCGCCTTATTATATGGTCATATGTGTTATTGGGTTTTCGTGGAGTGAACACTTGTATGATATAGGGATTTACTCGTCGGAGAGCAAGAGTTGGAGGAGGTTTGAAAAGCCGTTTTCTAGTCATATTGATACAGAGTTTACTGGTGGGGTTTATTGGAATAACGCGGTTCATTGGATTAACAAGAAAGGGTTTGTTTTGTATCTAAAGATTGATGATAATGAAGGCAGCCTTGATGAAATTAGTATACCTGTTAGTTATAATAATGGCTGGAATGTTAAGCGCCATTGTTATCCTTTAGTTGAATCTCGTGATTGTTTGTTGTTTATTGATACAAATGTTCCTCAATCAAGTATGCAGTTTGATGTTTATGAAATGGATAGGGACTATTCAGGGTGGACTGTGAAATACCATGTTGATCTTAACCAAATGACTAGTAAATTCCCAGAAATGACTGATGCAACACGCTCCGTTTATGGCGTTTTAAGGCCACGACAATCGTTTGTAATACATTGTCTTGTTTTGGGGAAAAGAGAAGAGGACTCGTTTATAGTGTTGGAAATACCCGGGAAGGCTATCAGATACAATATAATGTTGAAGACTTATCAGCAGCTTTGTGAACTTAAATTGTGTCGACCGTCTAGGTTGTCTGTTGGAGATGATGGCTTTTCGAAACTAGGCAGGTGGCCCGGTGCTTTTCTCTTTGTCGAGTCGCTTACTTATGTCTAA
- the LOC122605148 gene encoding U-box domain-containing protein 35-like, whose protein sequence is MEEDDGMIKGVDKLATPSYLVVALAVSGSRKTKYVVKWALDKFAPEGILLFKLYFIRPKITRIPTPMGTVPVSQVREDVVIAYKKEVEWQTYEKLTPFKNMCARRKVEVEIVQIESDDVVATIKQEIVKNNIKKLVIGASSNGLFSRGRNLSSRISESIPSFCTVYAISKGKLSSLRASDSETIGSSKDGSNSSDSSSITNSSSFDPSFQTEWTDQGLGTSYSLFSSNSLPVQRFEALSSINRVLHKKTSSLESPRNKLLDSFQGDETTLSYGSNSNADYFRANSMVSSDRSFLTENHSWTSDQDTISYAPSEISSEIQDNDINFELEKLRVELRHVRGMYAIAQTETFDASRRLNDLQKQKLEESIRLKELKVKEEESKALAKQEKQQHEAAERQAEYVKDCLRRETAVRKDAEEKALQESIEKEKLQQAVTGTSMKYQTFTWEEIVAACSSFSEDRKIGTGGNGSVYKASFHHTVAAAKVLHSQEAHRTKQFQQELEVLSRIRHPHLLILIGACVDHGCLVYEYMEYGSLEERLFRKNNTPPIPWFARFRIAWEVASALVFLHNAKPKSIVHRDLKPANILLDHNLVSKIGDVGVSTMLNSDPSSPSTIYKDTSPAGTLCYIDPEYQRTGLVSPKSDVYALGIVILQLLTARPAIALTHVVETAFEDTKLAMVLDREAGEWPVDETKELAMLGLSCAELRRKDRPDLKDRVLPVLEKLKAVADEAQRTTSMTRKTPPNHFICPILEHVMIDPCVAADGYTYDRRAIEKWFEENDSSPMTNLPLTSKSLTPNYTLFSAIMEWKLRAQ, encoded by the exons ATGGAGGAAGATGATGGAATGATTAAAGGGGTAGATAAGTTAGCAACACCATCATATTTGGTAGTTGCTTTAGCTGTTAGTGGAAGTAGAAAAACCAAGTATGTTGTTAAATGGGCATTGGATAAATTTGCTCCTGAGGGTATTCTTCTCTTCAAATTGTACTTCATTCGCCCGAAAATTACCAGAATCCCAACACCAA TGGGAACTGTTCCTGTCTCTCAAGTGAGAGAGGATGTAGTGATTGCGTATAAGAAGGAAGTCGAATGGCAAACGTACGAAAAGCTGACGCCTTTCAAGAACATGTGTGCTAGGAGAAAG GTGGAGGTGGAAATTGTGCAAATTGAATCGGATGATGTAGTAGCTACAATAAAACAGGAAATTGTTAAAAACAATATCAAGAAACTTGTGATTGGAGCTTCATCTAATGGCTTGTTCTCTAG GGGACGGAATTTGTCATCAAGAATCTCAGAAAGCATTCCTAGCTTTTGTACAGTTTATGCTATATCTAAAGGGAAACTATCTTCGCTCCGAGCTTCTGATTCTGAGACTATTGGATCCTCTAAAGATGGGAGTAACAGTAGTGATTCAAGTTCTATCACCAACTCTTCAAGTTTTGATCCCAGTTTCCAAACAG AGTGGACAGACCAAGGTTTGGGTACCTCATACTCCCTATTCTCTTCAAATTCACTACCGGTGCAACGTTTTGAGGCACTTTCATCCATAAACCGGGTTCTTCACAAAAAAACAAGTTCCTTAGAAAGTCCGAGAAATAAGCTTCTTGATAGCTTCCAGGGAGATGAAACAACACTTTCTTATGGCAGTAATAGTAATGCTGATTATTTTCGCGCAAATAGTATGGTATCAAGCGATAGAAGTTTTTTGACTGAAAACCATTCTTGGACATCTGATCAAGATACTATATCCTATGCGCCTTCAGAAATTTCTTCAGAAATCCAG GATAATGATATCAACTTTGAGCTAGAAAAGTTGAGAGTTGAGCTTAGGCACGTTCGTGGGATGTATGCAATTGCACAAACCGAGACATTTGATGCATCTAGAAGG CTAAATGACCTTCAAAAACAGAAACTAGAGGAATCAATCAGACTCAAGGAGTTAAAGGTTAAAGAGGAGGAATCTAAAGCATTAGCTAAACAAGAGAAGCAGCAGCATGAGGCTGCTGAAAGACAAGCCGAATACGTGAAAGATTGTCTCCGAAGAGAAACTGCTGTAAGGAAAGATGCAGAAGAGAAGGCGTTACAAGAATCTATAGAGAAGGAAAAGCTTCAGCAAGCCGTAACAGGTACATCAATGAAGTACCAGACTTTCACATGGGAAGAGATCGTGGCTGCTTGTTCTTCGTTTTCTGAAGATCGTAAGATAGGAACAGGTGGGAATGGAAGTGTATATAAAGCAAGCTTTCATCATACGGTTGCTGCTGCGAAAGTTCTTCACTCTCAGGAAGCTCACAGAACCAAGCAATTTCAACAAGAG CTTGAAGTTCTAAGCAGAATACGGCATCCTCATTTGCTTATTCTGATTGGTGCGTGTGTAGATCATGGCTGCTTAGTATATGAGTACATGGAATATGGGAGCTTGGAAGAGAGATTATTTCGCAAAAACAACACACCACCAATCCCATGGTTTGCTCGATTTCGTATTGCATGGGAAGTAGCATCAGCTCTAGTCTTCCTTCATAATGCCAAACCCAAATCAATTGTTCATCGTGACCTAAAACCTGCAAATATATTGCTTGATCATAATCTCGTGAGCAAGATTGGCGATGTTGGCGTTTCAACTATGCTTAATTCAGACCCTTCTTCTCCATCCACCATTTACAAAGACACCAGTCCAGCTGGAACCCTTTGTTACATCGATCCAGAATATCAACGAACAGGATTAGTTTCTCCAAAATCCGATGTTTATGCTCTTGGTATTGTGATTTTGCAGTTACTGACTGCAAGACCAGCAATTGCACTAACCCATGTGGTGGAAACCGCTTTTGAGGATACTAAGTTAGCCATGGTGCTGGATCGAGAAGCAGGCGAATGGCCAGTGGATGAAACTAAGGAGTTAGCTATGTTGGGCTTGAGTTGTGCTGAACTTCGACGAAAAGATAGGCCGGATTTGAAAGATAGGGTTCTTCCTGTATTGGAGAAACTGAAAGCAGTCGCGGATGAAGCTCAAAGAACCACATCTATGACTCGGAAGACCCCTCCTAATCATTTCATATGCCCAATACTCGAG CATGTAATGATCGATCCTTGTGTTGCTGCTGATGGCTACACTTATGATCGTAGGGCGATAGAGAAATGGTTTGAGGAGAATGACAGTTCCCCAATGACAAATTTACCATTGACAAGTAAGAGCTTAACACCAAATTACACACTTTTCTCTGCAATAATGGAGTGGAAACTAAGAGCGCAGTGA
- the LOC122606101 gene encoding derlin-1-like, which translates to MATPMQYYNSIPPVAKTYASICFLTSLGRHLQLYNPGILALYYEDVFKHFQIWRLITSFFFIGSFSFTFAFRLFIILKYGVQLERGPFDKRTADYVWMFFFGALSLLVVAAIPFLWFPYMGASLVFMIVYVWSRELPNTRINIQGLVELKGFYLPWAMLAIDLVLGNQLMPSLLGIGVGHLYYFMTVLYPLAGGSNFCKTPIWVHKLVAYWGRGYQMNSPIRRDTSRGVAFQGRSRRVGGTMSASTREQRNTSDGQTNTPKPPNGGAFSGRSRRLDGQ; encoded by the exons ATGGCTACCCCCATGCA ATATTATAACTCCATACCGCCTGTTGCCAAGACTTACGCAAGCATCTGTTTTTTGACGTCTTTGGGCCGTCATCTTCAGCTTTACAACCCTGGCATCTTAGCTTTATATTATGAAGACGTGTTTAAGCACTTTCAG ATTTGGAGGCTTATAACGAGTTTCTTTTTCATCGGATCGTTCTCATTCACATTTGCATTTCGGTTATTCATCAT tttaaaataTGGTGTTCAGTTAGAACGGGGCCCATTCGACAAAAGGACTGCAGATTATGTATGGATGTTCTTCTTTGGAGCACTCTCATTACTG GTTGTTGCTGCCATTCCTTTTTTATGGTTCCCATACATGGGAGCTTCGTTGGTTTTCATGATTGTTTATGTCTGGAGTCGTGAGCTCCCAAACACTCGTATTAACATTCAAGGTCTTGTAGAGTTGAAG GGGTTCTATTTGCCTTGGGCTATGCTTGCTATCGATTTGGTGCTTGGAAATCAATTGATGCCAAGTTTACTAGGGATTGGAGTTGGCCATTTGTATTACTTCATGACAGTTCTTTACCCTCTTGCTGGTGGCAGCAACTTTTGCAAAACTCCTATTTGGGT TCACAAACTTGTGGCATACTGGGGCAGGGGATACCAAATGAACAGTCCGATTCGGAGGGACACGTCAAGAGGAGTTGCTTTCCAAGGGAGAAGCCGTCGCGTCGGGGGAACCATGAGTGCTTCAACTAGGGAACAGAGGAATACTAGTGACGGGCAAACAAACACACCAAAGCCACCAAATGGTGGAGCCTTTAGTGGCAGGAGCCGTCGTCTGGATGGACAGTAG
- the LOC122604957 gene encoding ceramide kinase-like yields MERNGDYEEEENIEDNNNNNNNNNNNNNSNGLLSWKSIDSLSNNDVDSSTCLGIQIVSKLDTSIKISDVYAVEFIDWGLVHKTFLTNPGCLLGHASEMYRFTVHGVERSKSQPSIWAPVVYTFGHVDKQTCQMWVNSMNTYLSMETDRPKKLLVYVNPRSGKGNGSRTWESVAPIFSQAKVKTKVTVTEKAGHAFEAMALMTNQELRSYDGIVAVGGDGFFNEILNGTLLSRHRAPYPPSPPDDDETVETVEPLVSTDDEAPLLKRSRLDESQAINLNQDFEMSFPNNRFRFGLIPSGSTDAVVMCTTGVRDPMTSTLQIILGKRVCLDIAQVVRWETSHISKNKPHVRYAASFAGYGFYGDVITESEKYRWMGPKRYDYAGTKVFLRHRSYKAKVAYIKADSNKTNVGANARRIKAFWGLSKEPERLTCRTKCDVCNNTSIDKSDPHRESNWVRVKGQFLSIGAAVISCRNEKAPDGLVAHAHLSDGFLHLVLIKDCPRAFYLWHLMQLARKGGTPLNFDFVEHHKTTTFTFTSSGEESVWNVDGEILQAQKLSAQVFRGLISLFASGPET; encoded by the exons ATGGAAAGAAATGGAGATtacgaagaagaagaaaatattGAAG ataataataataataataataataataataataataataatagcaatgGCTTATTATCTTGGAAATCTATTGATTCCCTTTCTAAT AACGACGTGGATAGTTCAACTTGTTTGGGAATACAAATTGTATCCAAACTTGATACATCAATCAAGATTTCAGATGTTTATGCAGTTGAGTTTATCGATTGGGGATTAGTACATAAAACTTTTCTCACAAATCCCGGATGCCTATTGGGTCATGCGTCTGAG ATGTATCGTTTCACGGTGCATGGGGTTGAAAGGTCAAAATCTCAGCCTTCTATTTGGGCCCCAGTGGTTTATACATTTGGTCATGTGGATAAGCAGACGTGTCAAATGTGGGTAAACAGTATGAACACTTATCTAAGCATGGAAACCGACCGACCTAAGAAACTTCTG GTTTATGTTAATCCAAGGAGTGGAAAAGGAAACGGCAGTCGAACATGGGAAAGTGTAGCTCCAATCTTCTCGCAAGCCAAAGTGAAAACAAAG GTTACTGTTACCGAAAAGGCCGGGCATGCTTTTGAGGCCATGGCTTTAATGACAAATCAAGAGCTTAGATCATATGATGGAATTGTAGCTGTT GGTGGTGATGGGTTTTTTAATGAAATTCTTAATGGGACTCTCTTGTCAAGACATAGAGCTCCATATCCACCTTCCCCTCCAGATGATGATGAAACTGTTGAAACTGTGGAGCCTTTAGTTTCTACTGATGATGAGGCTCCACTACTCAAAAGGTCACGACTTGATGAATCACAAGCCATAAATCTCA ATCAAGATTTTGAAATGTCTTTTCCAAATAATCGATTTCGATTTGGGCTTATTCCTTCTGGTTCCACTGATGCTGTTGTAATGTG TACAACTGGGGTCCGGGATCCTATGACATCTACATTGCAAATTATCTTGGGTAAAAGGGTATGCCTTGATATAGCTCAAGTCGTGAGATGGGAAACATCACACATATCAAAAAACAAGCCTCATGTACGATATGCAGCTTCGTTCGCTGG TTATGGATTCTATGGAGATGTCATTACAGAGAGTGAAAAATATCGGTGGATGGGGCCAAAACGATATGATTATGCAGGAACAAAAGTATTCCTCAGGCACAG GTCATACAAAGCGAAAGTAGCATATATAAAAGCTGATTCAAACAAAACGAACGTGGGTGCCAATGCAAGAAGGATTAAGGCTTTTTGGGGATTATCTAAGGAGCCGGAAAGACTGACTTGTCGGACCAAATGTGATGTTTGTAACAATACATCAATAGATAAATCTGACCCGCATCGAGAATCAAATTGGGTAAGAGTTAAAGGACAATTTCTTAGCATTGGGGCTGCTGTAATCTCTTGTCGTAATGAAAAAGCACCTGATGGCTTGGTTGCTCATGCACACCTTTCAGATGGTTTCCTACATCTTGTTTTGATCAAAGATTGCCCGCGTGCATTTTATCTATG GCATCTCATGCAGTTAGCAAGAAAGGGTGGAACCCCTCTGAATTTCGACTTTGTTGAACACCATAAA ACAACAACTTTCACATTCACTTCTTCTGGAGAGGAAAGCGTGTGGAATGTGGATGGTGAGATTCTTCAAGCGCAGAAACTTTCAGCACAAGTCTTTCGTGGCCTTATTAGTTTGTTCGCTTCTGGCCCCGAAACATAG